In one Streptomyces marincola genomic region, the following are encoded:
- a CDS encoding acyltransferase family protein, with translation MSIRPTRSRPPGTRARDPYWDNIRCVSGTLVLFGHLTDTLGDRVGLQWFFLATWALRVPVFVIVAGYFSTADAMNAREARRLVEAVLVPYLAIGLLHSVELWLMYGDWHFFAGEPAWGMWFLLSLLFWRAALPALAQLRHPLTLSVAAALIAGHLAEFGSYLSLSRTVCYLPFFLLGWKLRQGLLADALDARWSRDAALGVLALTFTAAWWARGEVSLSWLRMRTGYDGTYPLAAPLDWTIRGGVLLSGVVIALSFIRLVPRRRLPLITYLGTGGMYIYLLHPLVIRPYLRWVGVDWVNTPLEQAATLAMAVALAAVLGSAPVRALARPVVQPRLDWLFGARPADDRARGEVAVPR, from the coding sequence ATGAGTATTCGGCCGACCCGCTCGCGACCTCCCGGAACGCGGGCGCGCGACCCCTACTGGGACAACATCAGATGCGTATCCGGGACGCTCGTCCTGTTCGGGCACCTGACCGACACGCTGGGCGACCGGGTGGGGCTCCAGTGGTTCTTCCTGGCCACGTGGGCCCTGCGGGTCCCGGTGTTCGTCATCGTCGCGGGGTACTTCAGCACGGCCGACGCGATGAACGCCCGCGAGGCGCGGCGGTTGGTCGAGGCCGTGCTCGTGCCCTACCTCGCCATCGGGCTGCTGCACTCGGTCGAGCTGTGGCTCATGTACGGCGACTGGCACTTCTTCGCCGGCGAGCCGGCCTGGGGCATGTGGTTCCTGCTGTCGCTGCTGTTCTGGCGGGCGGCGCTGCCCGCGCTCGCCCAGCTGCGGCACCCGCTGACCCTCTCCGTCGCCGCCGCGCTGATCGCCGGCCACCTGGCCGAGTTCGGCTCCTACCTGTCGCTGTCGCGCACGGTGTGCTACCTGCCGTTCTTCCTGCTGGGCTGGAAGCTGCGGCAGGGGCTGCTCGCCGACGCGCTCGACGCCAGGTGGAGCCGCGACGCGGCGCTCGGGGTGCTCGCCCTCACCTTCACCGCGGCCTGGTGGGCCCGTGGCGAGGTGAGCCTGAGCTGGCTGCGCATGCGGACGGGCTACGACGGAACGTATCCGCTGGCCGCGCCGCTGGACTGGACGATAAGGGGCGGGGTGCTGCTGTCCGGGGTGGTGATCGCGCTCAGCTTCATCCGGCTCGTCCCGCGCCGCCGGCTGCCGCTGATCACGTACCTGGGCACGGGCGGCATGTACATCTACCTGCTGCACCCGCTGGTGATCCGCCCGTACCTGCGCTGGGTCGGCGTGGACTGGGTGAACACCCCGCTGGAGCAGGCCGCGACCCTCGCCATGGCCGTCGCGCTGGCCGCCGTTCTCGGCTCCGCGCCCGTGCGCGCGCTGGCCCGGCCCGTCGTCCAGCCGCGGCTCGACTGGCTGTTCGGCGCGCGCCCGGCCGACGACCGGGCGCGCGGTGAGGTCGCCGTCCCGAGGTAG
- a CDS encoding CDP-glycerol glycerophosphotransferase family protein yields MLPADLRRSMHWLPESSAEEREAFFDAAGAFLAGADQKKLAKLPPLMRIKWHLARERRLDDLLTVLAHEREYRASSFEVSGRLRPRAEVPGLDSGSLPQEVVRLRAGELPVRAKASEAVWREGKLVVRGYAYVHNVPADGKALLPRFAWLRQQGARRRVPVRVRQREDLRATRDSGQALHSYDQAGFEVVIDPKKLRTGGRWQPGVWQLTLALPSPGVVRTGSVDRTDIGSAGHSQARELADGVRLVAGFQDERMQLTIETPAAEVAAHEAAGDAVRLALHVPGGPSGQRPVRVLVEHKGGEFKRSYDVVETPGGGCAADIPLADLRVADSPTAPTQDFVTTLEFPGGATRRATVRAGFLPGQYLVPDGREIAVTTDGPGLLKLHDRVRQAVVDDLSWNDAGELVLRGSWTGPAEGRELVLRHGKYFEEKYLPFEAADGRFTVRIAPDRMASPDGEQSLREGRWYLSFRPEGEAERKDDVPVKLRGDLVDALPLTHEGAARTYTVERRFFDRVFLAAGSPLREEDRGKYRQRRLRAQYVRDRSKPLRNAVFYNCYHGRQYSDSPRAIHEELVRRGVDVEHIWGTNDQQAVVPPGMRTVEWKSAEWHEALATSRYLVTNVMISSWIKRREDQLFIQTWHGTPLKKMGADLLGTSKANPAYIATLPGRFEQFNYLVSPNAFTTPIMRSAFGFPNEILETGYPRNDVFYREDREEIAERVRKTLRLPEGKKVLLYTPTWRDDQRFGAGKKFKLDLQLDLEEFERKLGDDHVLLFRKHPKMLNNITGARDGFVRDVAAYAEISDLYLVSDVLITDYSSSMFDFAHTGRPMVFFTYDLEHYRDTLRGFYFDFTGTSPGPLVKTTSELVDAIRNVDVVHKEHADRYAAFVEKFCEPADGLATAQVVDRMLEWGERHQG; encoded by the coding sequence ATGCTGCCCGCGGACCTCAGGCGGTCCATGCACTGGCTGCCCGAGTCCTCGGCCGAGGAGCGCGAGGCGTTCTTCGATGCGGCCGGCGCCTTCCTCGCCGGCGCGGACCAGAAGAAGCTCGCCAAGCTGCCGCCGCTGATGCGCATCAAGTGGCACCTGGCGCGGGAGCGGCGGCTCGATGACCTGCTGACGGTCCTGGCGCACGAACGCGAGTACCGCGCCTCCTCGTTCGAGGTCTCCGGGCGGCTGCGCCCGCGCGCCGAGGTGCCCGGGCTCGACAGCGGCTCGCTGCCGCAGGAGGTCGTCAGGCTCAGGGCCGGCGAGCTGCCGGTCCGCGCCAAGGCGTCCGAGGCCGTGTGGCGCGAGGGGAAGCTCGTCGTGCGCGGCTACGCCTACGTGCACAACGTGCCGGCGGACGGCAAGGCGCTGCTGCCGCGGTTCGCGTGGCTGAGGCAGCAGGGCGCGCGGCGGCGCGTTCCGGTGCGCGTGCGGCAGCGCGAGGACCTGCGCGCCACGCGCGACTCGGGGCAGGCCCTGCACTCCTACGACCAGGCCGGCTTCGAGGTCGTCATCGACCCGAAGAAGCTGCGCACCGGCGGCCGTTGGCAGCCGGGCGTGTGGCAGCTGACGCTGGCCCTGCCCTCGCCAGGGGTCGTGCGCACCGGGTCGGTCGACCGCACGGACATCGGCAGCGCCGGGCACTCGCAGGCCAGGGAGCTGGCCGACGGCGTGCGGCTGGTCGCCGGTTTCCAGGACGAGCGGATGCAGCTGACCATCGAGACGCCGGCCGCCGAGGTCGCCGCCCACGAGGCGGCGGGCGACGCGGTGCGGCTCGCCCTGCACGTGCCGGGCGGCCCGTCGGGGCAGCGGCCGGTGCGGGTGCTGGTGGAGCACAAGGGCGGCGAGTTCAAGCGTTCCTACGACGTCGTGGAGACCCCGGGCGGCGGCTGCGCGGCGGACATTCCGCTGGCCGACCTCCGCGTGGCCGACTCGCCCACCGCGCCCACGCAGGACTTCGTCACCACGCTTGAGTTCCCCGGCGGCGCCACGCGGCGCGCCACCGTGCGGGCCGGGTTCCTGCCCGGCCAGTACCTCGTGCCCGACGGGCGCGAGATCGCCGTGACCACGGACGGGCCCGGCCTGCTGAAGCTGCACGACCGGGTGCGGCAGGCCGTCGTCGACGACCTCTCGTGGAACGACGCGGGTGAACTGGTGCTGCGCGGCAGCTGGACCGGCCCCGCGGAGGGCCGCGAACTGGTGCTGCGGCACGGCAAGTACTTCGAGGAGAAGTACCTGCCGTTCGAGGCCGCCGACGGGCGGTTCACCGTGCGGATCGCCCCCGACCGGATGGCGTCGCCCGACGGCGAGCAGTCGTTGCGCGAGGGCCGCTGGTACCTGTCGTTCCGGCCCGAGGGCGAGGCGGAGCGCAAGGACGACGTGCCGGTGAAGCTGCGCGGCGACCTGGTCGACGCGCTGCCGCTCACGCACGAGGGCGCGGCCCGCACCTACACCGTGGAACGCCGCTTCTTCGACCGCGTCTTCCTGGCCGCCGGCTCGCCGCTGCGCGAGGAGGACCGCGGCAAGTACCGGCAGCGGCGGCTGCGCGCCCAGTACGTGCGCGACCGGAGCAAGCCGTTGCGCAACGCGGTGTTCTACAACTGCTACCACGGGCGCCAGTACTCCGACTCGCCGCGCGCGATCCACGAGGAGCTGGTGCGGCGCGGCGTGGACGTGGAGCACATCTGGGGCACCAACGACCAGCAGGCCGTGGTGCCGCCCGGCATGCGCACGGTCGAGTGGAAGAGCGCCGAGTGGCACGAGGCGCTGGCCACCAGCCGCTACCTGGTGACCAACGTGATGATCTCGTCGTGGATCAAGCGGCGCGAGGACCAGCTGTTCATCCAGACCTGGCACGGCACGCCGCTCAAGAAGATGGGCGCCGACCTGCTGGGCACCTCCAAGGCCAACCCGGCCTACATCGCGACGCTGCCGGGACGCTTCGAGCAGTTCAACTACCTGGTCTCGCCGAACGCGTTCACGACGCCGATCATGCGCAGCGCGTTCGGCTTCCCGAACGAGATCCTGGAGACCGGGTATCCGCGCAACGACGTCTTCTACCGCGAGGACCGGGAGGAGATCGCGGAGCGGGTCCGCAAGACCCTGCGGCTGCCCGAGGGCAAGAAGGTGCTGCTGTACACGCCGACCTGGCGGGACGACCAGCGGTTCGGGGCCGGCAAGAAGTTCAAGCTCGACCTCCAGCTGGACCTTGAGGAGTTCGAGCGGAAGCTGGGCGACGACCACGTGCTGCTGTTCCGCAAGCACCCCAAGATGCTGAACAACATCACGGGCGCGCGGGACGGGTTCGTGCGGGACGTGGCGGCGTACGCGGAGATCTCCGACCTCTACCTGGTGTCGGACGTGCTGATCACCGACTACTCCTCGTCGATGTTCGACTTCGCCCACACCGGTCGCCCGATGGTGTTCTTCACGTACGACCTTGAGCACTACCGGGACACGTTGCGCGGCTTCTACTTCGACTTCACCGGCACGTCACCCGGGCCGCTGGTGAAGACGACGTCGGAACTCGTGGACGCGATCCGGAACGTCGACGTCGTGCACAAGGAACACGCGGACCGGTACGCGGCGTTCGTGGAGAAGTTCTGCGAGCCGGCGGACGGTCTGGCGACCGCTCAGGTCGTCGACCGGATGCTGGAGTGGGGCGAGCGCCACCAGGGCTGA